Proteins encoded together in one Sulfurihydrogenibium sp. window:
- a CDS encoding CoA-binding protein, which yields MPLLTTDEEIRNVLKSSKTVAVIGISPEPHKPSYFVTEVVKSYGFKIYLVNPKYEGQIILGEKVYKSILDIPDEIDIVDVFRRPADVGYTAEEAIKKGFKTFWFQPQTYNEEVAKMLIEKGFNVVANKCMKVECQRLL from the coding sequence ATGCCATTGTTGACAACCGACGAAGAGATAAGAAATGTTTTAAAATCAAGTAAAACAGTCGCGGTAATTGGTATTTCGCCAGAACCACATAAGCCAAGCTATTTTGTGACAGAAGTTGTGAAATCCTACGGATTTAAAATTTATTTAGTAAATCCAAAATATGAAGGTCAGATAATACTTGGTGAAAAGGTTTATAAATCTATATTAGATATTCCCGATGAGATTGATATTGTAGATGTTTTTAGAAGACCGGCAGATGTTGGATATACAGCAGAAGAGGCTATAAAGAAAGGCTTTAAAACATTTTGGTTTCAGCCTCAAACCTATAATGAAGAAGTAGCAAAAATGCTTATAGAAAAAGGTTTTAACGTAGTTGCAAACAAATGTATGAAAGTAGAATGTCAAAGATTACTATAA
- the elbB gene encoding isoprenoid biosynthesis glyoxalase ElbB — MKVGVLLAGCGVFDGAEIHEATLTLYFLDKAGVETVIMAPNIKQKDVINHLTGEPMNEERNVLVEAARIARGNIKDINDVKAEDIDALIMPGGYGVAKNFSNFLEKGAEADLIPEVKRLLVDMFKAGKPIGAICISPVIVAAALREAKPTVTIGTDIDVAKTIEDMGARHLACPVNEMVVDEENKIVTTPAYMLGKTIKDVAEGIEKLVNKVIELAKK; from the coding sequence ATGAAAGTTGGTGTTTTGTTGGCAGGTTGCGGAGTGTTTGACGGTGCAGAAATCCATGAGGCAACTTTAACATTATACTTTCTTGATAAAGCTGGGGTAGAGACTGTAATCATGGCTCCAAATATCAAACAAAAGGATGTAATCAATCATCTTACAGGCGAGCCAATGAATGAAGAAAGAAACGTTCTTGTTGAAGCTGCGAGAATCGCAAGAGGAAACATAAAAGATATAAATGACGTAAAAGCCGAAGATATTGACGCTTTGATTATGCCCGGTGGATATGGTGTAGCTAAAAACTTTTCTAACTTCTTAGAAAAAGGTGCTGAAGCCGATTTAATTCCGGAAGTTAAAAGACTTCTTGTTGATATGTTTAAAGCTGGAAAGCCAATAGGTGCCATCTGTATATCTCCTGTTATAGTAGCGGCAGCATTAAGAGAAGCTAAACCAACTGTAACAATCGGAACAGATATTGATGTAGCTAAAACAATAGAAGACATGGGTGCAAGGCATTTGGCTTGTCCGGTTAACGAGATGGTGGTAGACGAGGAAAACAAAATCGTAACTACTCCTGCATACATGCTTGGAAAGACAATAAAAGACGTTGCAGAAGGGATAGAAAAACTTGTCAATAAAGTAATTGAACTTGCTAAAAAATGA
- a CDS encoding NAD(P)H-hydrate dehydratase — MKILKSFEIANTDKRTIDITGIPSLVLMESAGRSAVQIILQHYPNSEKITVVAGSGNNGGDAVVVARYLAKLGKEVYLFILAENESKLSTDNLKNLEIFKNFGFTYQFITDKNLDILEKNLIQTDLIVDGIFGTGFKPPVKSYRENVIKLINQSKKPVVSIDIPSGLSADTGNVEGEVVKADITVTFGYPKICHVLYPALQYCGKVYVADISLNPVYAEVERYLITPKNLTLPVREKTGHKYTFGHVLVVGGSVGKSGAVIMACRSATKSGSGLTTAIVPDCINQVLETNLIEEMSIPVRSENGMFGENPEKILEIIQNGKFSSVVVGMGMGISKTNQEIIEKILTIDKPLIIDADGINNLANIENFKEKLSNRNNITVLTPHLGEFSRITGLSVKEILENYEEIAKEFAINTKSYVVLKFHRMVIFTPDGKIYYSNKGNPGMATAGSGDVLAGMIGALINRLNSEDALKLAVYLHGYAGDLAVKDVGEESLKATDIIDYIPKALKNLAEIKSNLKQSLIYELS, encoded by the coding sequence ATGAAAATCTTAAAATCTTTTGAGATAGCCAACACTGACAAACGAACTATTGATATAACCGGCATACCGTCTTTGGTGCTTATGGAAAGTGCCGGACGGTCTGCCGTCCAAATAATTTTACAGCATTATCCAAATTCAGAAAAAATAACAGTAGTAGCAGGTAGTGGAAATAATGGCGGTGATGCGGTAGTTGTAGCAAGGTACTTAGCAAAGCTTGGCAAAGAAGTATATTTATTTATTTTGGCAGAAAATGAAAGCAAACTTTCCACTGATAATCTAAAAAATCTTGAAATCTTCAAAAACTTTGGATTTACATATCAGTTTATTACAGATAAAAATCTTGATATATTAGAAAAAAATCTTATTCAAACTGATTTAATCGTTGACGGTATTTTTGGAACAGGTTTTAAGCCGCCTGTAAAATCTTATCGAGAAAATGTTATAAAACTGATAAATCAAAGTAAAAAGCCTGTTGTAAGTATTGATATACCATCGGGTCTTAGTGCTGATACTGGCAACGTTGAAGGAGAAGTTGTAAAGGCAGATATAACAGTAACCTTTGGTTATCCAAAAATCTGTCATGTCTTATATCCGGCATTGCAGTACTGCGGAAAAGTGTATGTTGCAGATATTAGCTTAAATCCTGTATATGCAGAAGTTGAAAGATATCTTATCACACCGAAAAATCTTACTTTGCCGGTTAGAGAAAAAACAGGTCATAAATACACCTTTGGTCATGTGTTGGTTGTTGGCGGTAGCGTTGGAAAATCAGGGGCTGTCATAATGGCGTGTAGGTCTGCTACAAAATCAGGAAGCGGTCTTACTACTGCAATAGTTCCAGATTGTATAAATCAAGTGTTAGAAACAAATCTAATTGAAGAGATGAGTATTCCGGTTAGGTCTGAAAATGGAATGTTTGGCGAAAATCCAGAAAAGATTTTAGAAATCATCCAGAATGGTAAATTTTCTTCGGTTGTTGTTGGAATGGGAATGGGTATATCTAAAACAAACCAAGAGATTATAGAAAAAATCTTAACCATTGATAAACCTTTAATCATTGATGCTGATGGAATAAACAACCTTGCTAATATAGAAAATTTTAAAGAAAAGCTTTCAAATAGAAACAACATTACTGTACTTACACCACATTTAGGAGAGTTTTCAAGAATAACAGGATTATCAGTTAAAGAAATATTAGAAAACTATGAAGAAATAGCAAAAGAGTTTGCGATTAATACAAAAAGCTATGTAGTTTTAAAATTCCATAGAATGGTTATTTTTACACCGGATGGTAAGATTTATTACAGTAATAAAGGAAATCCTGGAATGGCAACAGCCGGAAGCGGAGATGTTTTAGCCGGAATGATTGGAGCATTGATAAACAGACTTAATTCGGAAGATGCTTTAAAGCTTGCCGTATACTTACACGGCTATGCAGGAGATTTGGCAGTTAAAGACGTTGGAGAAGAAAGTTTAAAAGCAACAGACATTATAGATTACATTCCAAAAGCACTAAAAAATTTAGCAGAGATAAAATCAAATCTAAAACAATCTTTGATTTATGAACTATCATAA